The following coding sequences are from one Armatimonadota bacterium window:
- a CDS encoding Xaa-Pro peptidase family protein, which produces MSTQPPPREERDWRIRRIRAAMAEAGLEGLLLWGPAWRRENVRYLTGARIRGGFSAVYLPAVGEPAAFVSREEDRSAVEQAGWVQDVRPLGFPECAELVSRIREGGSPDRVGVALWELVPEALGRALRREFPRTRWVPATDLLDRLRMTKSPWEVEQVRRAARVCEVGWEAFLHALRPGVAEYEVVAEVEGTLKRLGAEDNFLLIASGRDEVRGMTPPGRRRIERGDLVRTELTPQVNGYWAQICRTAVVGAPTKPQIRSLELFREAMEAGLAACRPGVTAHEVAKAQNDVFRKYGYGEYCTSRYTRVRGHGHGLHLDEWPTLLEGVEIPLEENTVLIVHPNTYTPLAGYFVLGDPVVVTREGCKRLVRTEPILFAV; this is translated from the coding sequence GTGTCCACACAACCACCTCCGCGGGAGGAACGGGATTGGCGGATCCGCCGAATCCGGGCGGCCATGGCGGAGGCCGGACTGGAGGGGCTGCTCCTGTGGGGTCCCGCATGGCGGCGGGAGAACGTGCGCTACCTCACCGGGGCCCGGATCCGGGGAGGCTTCTCCGCGGTCTACCTGCCTGCGGTCGGGGAGCCTGCCGCCTTCGTCTCCCGGGAGGAAGACCGGTCCGCTGTGGAACAAGCTGGCTGGGTTCAGGATGTTCGCCCGCTTGGGTTCCCTGAGTGTGCGGAGCTCGTGAGCCGGATCCGTGAGGGGGGATCCCCGGACCGGGTCGGGGTAGCCCTGTGGGAGCTCGTGCCGGAGGCCCTTGGGAGGGCGCTCCGGAGGGAGTTTCCCCGTACGCGCTGGGTACCCGCCACCGACCTATTGGATCGCCTCCGCATGACCAAAAGCCCCTGGGAGGTGGAGCAGGTTCGAAGGGCAGCCCGGGTGTGCGAGGTGGGGTGGGAAGCATTTCTGCATGCCCTCCGACCAGGCGTCGCGGAGTACGAGGTGGTGGCGGAGGTGGAGGGGACGCTGAAGCGGCTTGGGGCGGAGGACAACTTCCTGCTCATCGCCTCCGGCAGGGACGAGGTGAGAGGGATGACCCCGCCCGGCCGACGTCGCATCGAGCGGGGGGATCTCGTGCGCACCGAGCTCACCCCTCAGGTCAACGGGTACTGGGCCCAGATCTGCCGGACCGCGGTGGTGGGAGCGCCTACGAAGCCTCAGATCCGGTCGCTGGAGCTGTTCCGGGAGGCGATGGAGGCGGGCTTGGCGGCCTGCCGACCAGGTGTCACCGCCCACGAGGTGGCGAAGGCCCAGAACGACGTCTTCCGGAAGTACGGCTACGGGGAGTACTGCACGAGCCGGTACACCCGGGTGCGGGGACACGGACATGGCCTGCACCTGGACGAGTGGCCCACCCTCCTGGAGGGTGTAGAGATCCCTCTGGAGGAGAACACGGTACTCATCGTGCACCCAAACACCTACACACCGCTGGCGGGCTACTTCGTGCTGGGGGATCCCGTGGTGGTCACCCGGGAGGGCTGCAAGCGACTGGTCCGCACAGAACCCATCCTGTTCGCCGTGTAG